The Brachyhypopomus gauderio isolate BG-103 chromosome 17, BGAUD_0.2, whole genome shotgun sequence genome includes a window with the following:
- the LOC143480533 gene encoding uncharacterized protein LOC143480533 gives MPVSCSCSDCLHVMTPACSIDSGFGIPCIKSRSSLHLCPSPRSVARATLHNHGSIQDTARERDSGEFSRCNELLAASVQFNTHVLQRERAGDRNTPGAVGTRKSRRRPKKAQSLTTGFRGETPIERWESAPLGEHHRGEQPVVQAAGRRNERTDEPWLNPRLALNGCCELPTPQRRRSHRRESHRGACVSVCSSRLNPDTEEEDLTPLIPPATPQDTPMYFLGGSTSHVGLADTPPDDVSMVAPPPEDVGLAYTPPEDVGLAYTPPEDVGLAYTPPEDVGLAYTPPEDVGLAYTPPEDVSMAAPPPECISSPPVPVPAARRQSTPVPVPATQERSSTPVPVPAARRQSVPVPVPTARRQSVPVPVPATQERSFTPVPVPATQEGSSTPVPVPATQEGSSTPVPVPATQEGSSTPVPVPATQEGSSTPVPVPAARQRTLPVPAARQRTLPVPAARQRTLPVPAARQRTLPVPAARQRTLPVPAARRPAPPVPAARRPAPPGWALWELILEHEEPRHSF, from the exons atgcctgtttcttgttcttgttcggactgcttgcacgttatgacccctgcctgttctatcgactctggttttggtattccctgtattaaatctcgctcatctctgcatttgtgtccgtctcctcgctccgtggcgcgagcaacgttacataaccacggatctatccaggacacagcgagagagcgagactccggtgagtttagtcgctgtaacgagttgttggctgcttccgtgcagtttaacactcatgtgttacagcgcgaacgagccggagacaggaatacccctggcgctgtgggaacaaggaagtctcgtcgcagaccaaagaaagcgcagtctctcactactggctttcgcggcgagactcctattgagcgctggGAGTCTGCTCCgcttggcgaacaccacaggggtgagcaacctgtggtgcaagcagcgggcagacggaacgagcgcacagacgagccgtggcttaaccctcggttggctctcaatggctgctgcgagctcccgacgcctcagaggaggcggagccatcgcagagagagccaccgaggggcgtgtgtgtctgtgtgttcttccaggctcaacccggacactgaggaggaggacctaacaccgctgatcccgccggctactccacaggacacccccatgtattttttgggggggagtacaagccacgtcggcttggcggacacgccccccgatgacgtcagtatggtggctccgccccccgaggacgtcggcttggcgtacacgccccccgaggacgtcggcttggcgtacacgccccccgaggacgtcggcttggcgtacacgccccccgaggacgtcggcttggcgtacacgccccccgaggacgtcggcttggcgtacacgccccccgaggacgtcagtatggcggctccgccccccgagtgcatctcctcaccgccggttcctgtccccgctgcccgtaggcagtccacgccggttcctgtccctgcgacccaggagaggtcgtccacgccggttcctgtccctgctgcccgtcggcagtccgtgcctgttcctgtccccactgcccgtaggcagtccgtgccggttcctgtccccgcgacccaggagaggtcgttcacgccggttcctgtccccgcgacccaggaggggtcgtccacgccggttcctgtccccgcgacccaggaggggtcgtccacgccggttcctgtccccgcgacccaggaggggtcgtccacgccggttcctgtccccgcgacccaggaggggtcgtccacgccggttcctgtccccgctgcccgccagcggaccctgcctgttcccgctgcccgccagcggaccctgcctgttcccgctgcccgccagcggaccctgcctgttcccgctgcccgccagcggaccctgcctgttcccgctgcccgccagcggaccctgcctgttcccgctgcccgccgcccggctccgcctgtgcccgctgcccgccgcccggctccgcct GGCTGGGCTTTGTGGGAGCTGATACTGGAGCATGAGGAACCACGTCACTCCTTCTAA